One window of Salegentibacter sp. Hel_I_6 genomic DNA carries:
- a CDS encoding efflux RND transporter permease subunit, whose protein sequence is MLNKGIKFLIENKLVAIILLVLFVGWGVVNAPFNWETGLIPRDPVAVDAIPDIGENQQIVFTKWEGKSPQDIEDQITYPLTTSLLGIPGVKTIRSSSMFGFSSIYIIFEEDIEFYWSRSRILEKLNSLPANLLPEGVNPALGPDATGLGQVFWYTLEGRDKDGNVTGGWDLHELRSIQDYYVKYGLSGASGVSEVASIGGYVQEYQVDVDPELMRQYDISLAQVVKAVKETNRDIGAQTLEINQAEYLVRGLGYVQEIEDIENAVVTSEEFTSIKISDIAKVNLGPETRRGILDKEGAEVVGGVVVARYGANPLEVINNVKDKINELSPGLPTKVLEDGRESQVTIVPFYDRTQLIQETLGTLNEALTLEILITVLVIIVMVFNLRASILISGLLPVAVLMVFISMKFFNVDANIVALSGIAIAIGTMVDVGVILSENIIRHLDQDKERKYLTTNEIVYNATAEVSGAIMTAVLTTIISFLPVFTMVGAEGKLFRPLAFTKTMALVASLVVALFLIPPFAASFFKKRTRRTSAGWVIQGILIIAGLTAIVFGYFIGIVLIAFGVTGILLLKKKISSKRSNVINIAISAFAIVLLLAEYWRPLGLEKSVFWNFIVVGIISFGLLGVFALFQKFYTRILNWALRNKLLFLSVPTVLVILGFMIMRNIGQEFMPSLNEGSFLLMPTSLPHAGVEENKRVLQQLDMAVAAIPEIETVVGKAGRTESALDPAPISMYENTIQYKPEYMLNEHGERQRYQVNEDGLFMLKNGKLAINPSLEVDEDAAGSYNDSEIVEFHRVKNKQLIPDDDGEYYRNWRPEIESPDDIWNEITAATKLPGVTSAPKLQPIETRLVMLQTGMRAPMGIKVQGQNLRQIEDFGLQLEDLLKQVEGVKDEAVFADRIVGKPYLLLDIKRERLARYGISIEEVQQLLEVAVGGKRLSQTVEGRERYGVRVRYPRELRDSPEDMGNIYVPVEGGSPVPLDELVDIRYEQGPQIIKSEDTFLIGYVLFDKLDGFAEVDVVENAQALIQDKINNGELSVPKGLSYKFTGTYENQIRAEKTLSVVVPLALMIIFLILYFQFKKVSTSLMIFSGILVAFSGGFILIWLYGQGWFLNFDFFGENLRHMFQIKTINLSVAVWVGFIALFGIATDDGVVMGTYLTQTFDRNEPKSRKEIRKSVVEAGSKRVRPALMTTATTILALLPVLTSSGRGSDIMIPMAIPAVGGMSIALITLFVVPVLFSWRKEAGLKTLETANNDKRIENRN, encoded by the coding sequence ATGCTAAATAAAGGCATAAAATTTCTTATAGAAAACAAACTAGTAGCAATTATCCTCCTAGTCCTTTTTGTAGGCTGGGGCGTGGTAAATGCCCCTTTTAATTGGGAAACCGGTTTAATTCCGCGCGATCCCGTGGCGGTAGATGCCATCCCCGATATTGGCGAGAATCAACAAATTGTCTTTACCAAATGGGAGGGGAAATCCCCCCAGGATATAGAAGACCAGATTACCTATCCCCTTACTACTTCGCTCCTGGGAATTCCCGGTGTGAAAACCATCCGGAGTTCCTCTATGTTTGGGTTTTCCAGTATTTATATCATTTTTGAAGAGGATATTGAGTTCTACTGGAGCCGTAGCCGGATTTTGGAAAAACTCAATTCCCTGCCGGCAAACCTGCTTCCCGAAGGTGTAAACCCTGCCCTGGGTCCCGATGCTACCGGGCTGGGCCAGGTTTTTTGGTACACCTTAGAAGGACGTGACAAAGATGGCAATGTTACCGGGGGCTGGGATTTGCACGAACTGCGAAGCATTCAGGATTATTATGTGAAATATGGACTTTCCGGTGCCAGCGGGGTTTCCGAAGTTGCATCCATAGGTGGCTATGTGCAGGAATATCAGGTAGATGTGGATCCCGAACTGATGCGTCAATACGATATTTCCCTGGCACAGGTGGTAAAGGCCGTAAAGGAAACCAACCGTGATATTGGTGCACAAACCTTGGAAATAAATCAGGCCGAATATTTGGTACGTGGGCTGGGCTACGTTCAGGAAATAGAAGATATTGAAAATGCCGTGGTAACTTCAGAAGAATTTACCAGTATCAAAATAAGCGACATTGCCAAAGTAAACCTGGGTCCGGAAACCCGCCGTGGTATCCTGGACAAAGAAGGTGCCGAGGTGGTTGGCGGAGTGGTTGTGGCTCGTTATGGCGCAAATCCGCTGGAAGTAATCAATAATGTAAAGGATAAAATAAATGAACTTAGCCCCGGCCTGCCCACCAAGGTGCTGGAAGATGGTCGCGAGTCGCAGGTAACTATTGTTCCATTTTACGATCGTACGCAACTGATTCAGGAAACCCTGGGCACGCTTAATGAAGCCCTTACATTGGAAATCCTGATTACGGTACTCGTAATTATCGTTATGGTTTTTAACCTACGGGCCTCCATCCTCATTTCCGGTTTATTGCCAGTAGCGGTTTTAATGGTCTTTATCTCGATGAAGTTCTTTAATGTCGATGCCAATATCGTGGCCCTTTCCGGTATTGCCATTGCTATTGGGACCATGGTGGATGTGGGCGTGATCTTATCTGAAAATATCATCCGGCATCTCGATCAGGACAAAGAACGGAAATATTTGACCACGAATGAAATCGTGTACAATGCCACTGCCGAGGTTTCCGGGGCAATTATGACGGCCGTGCTTACCACCATTATCAGTTTCCTTCCCGTCTTTACTATGGTGGGGGCAGAGGGGAAACTGTTCCGCCCACTGGCATTTACCAAGACCATGGCACTGGTGGCTTCCCTAGTGGTTGCGCTTTTCCTTATTCCGCCATTTGCCGCATCTTTCTTTAAGAAACGGACCCGGCGTACTTCCGCGGGCTGGGTAATACAGGGGATTCTGATAATTGCAGGGCTTACCGCTATTGTTTTTGGATATTTCATCGGTATTGTCCTAATTGCTTTTGGCGTAACCGGAATACTGCTTCTTAAAAAGAAAATTAGTTCCAAAAGATCAAATGTTATCAATATAGCTATTTCGGCTTTCGCCATAGTGCTACTTTTAGCCGAGTATTGGCGTCCGTTGGGTCTGGAAAAAAGTGTTTTCTGGAATTTTATTGTGGTAGGGATTATATCCTTTGGTTTGCTGGGTGTTTTTGCCCTGTTCCAAAAATTTTATACCCGCATCCTCAATTGGGCCTTGCGCAATAAGTTGTTGTTCTTGTCGGTGCCCACCGTTTTGGTTATTCTCGGTTTTATGATTATGCGCAACATTGGGCAGGAATTTATGCCCTCACTCAATGAAGGCTCCTTCTTGTTGATGCCCACTTCGCTGCCCCATGCAGGTGTAGAGGAGAACAAGCGGGTCTTGCAGCAGCTGGATATGGCCGTGGCCGCTATCCCGGAAATTGAGACGGTAGTGGGCAAGGCAGGTCGTACAGAGTCTGCCCTGGACCCTGCACCTATATCCATGTATGAAAATACAATCCAATACAAACCTGAATATATGCTGAATGAACACGGCGAACGCCAGCGCTACCAGGTAAATGAAGACGGTTTATTTATGTTAAAAAATGGCAAATTGGCAATAAACCCAAGTTTAGAGGTGGACGAAGATGCAGCTGGCAGTTATAATGACAGCGAAATCGTGGAATTCCACCGCGTAAAAAACAAACAGCTCATTCCAGATGATGACGGGGAATATTACCGTAACTGGCGCCCCGAAATAGAGTCGCCAGATGATATCTGGAACGAGATCACCGCCGCCACCAAGCTGCCGGGGGTAACCTCGGCGCCCAAGCTCCAGCCCATCGAGACACGGCTGGTAATGCTTCAAACGGGGATGCGCGCACCTATGGGAATCAAAGTGCAGGGGCAAAACCTTCGACAAATAGAAGATTTTGGACTCCAACTGGAAGACCTGTTAAAGCAAGTGGAAGGTGTAAAAGACGAAGCCGTTTTTGCCGACCGTATTGTTGGAAAACCTTACCTGCTTCTTGATATCAAGCGTGAACGTTTGGCTCGTTATGGTATTAGCATAGAAGAAGTTCAGCAACTTTTGGAGGTTGCTGTGGGAGGAAAACGCCTAAGTCAAACGGTGGAAGGACGCGAACGCTACGGTGTACGCGTGCGCTACCCAAGGGAATTGCGGGACAGCCCGGAAGATATGGGCAATATCTATGTTCCGGTTGAGGGCGGCTCGCCGGTGCCGTTAGATGAGTTGGTAGATATCCGTTACGAGCAGGGGCCGCAGATAATAAAGAGTGAAGATACCTTCCTTATTGGCTATGTGCTTTTCGATAAACTCGATGGTTTTGCCGAAGTGGATGTAGTAGAAAATGCCCAGGCCCTTATTCAGGATAAAATCAATAACGGGGAGCTTAGCGTGCCCAAAGGCCTCAGCTATAAATTCACGGGGACTTACGAAAACCAGATTCGCGCTGAAAAAACGCTGAGTGTTGTGGTGCCACTGGCACTGATGATCATCTTTTTGATCCTGTATTTCCAGTTCAAAAAGGTTTCGACCTCATTGATGATCTTTAGCGGCATCCTGGTGGCATTTTCCGGTGGGTTTATCCTCATTTGGCTCTATGGCCAGGGTTGGTTCCTGAATTTCGACTTTTTTGGCGAAAACCTTCGGCATATGTTTCAGATAAAAACCATAAACCTGAGTGTGGCGGTATGGGTAGGCTTTATCGCCCTCTTTGGTATCGCTACTGATGATGGCGTTGTAATGGGTACCTACCTTACCCAAACTTTTGACCGGAACGAGCCCAAGAGCCGAAAGGAAATCCGTAAATCAGTAGTGGAAGCAGGGTCCAAGCGTGTTCGCCCCGCCTTGATGACCACGGCTACAACAATCCTGGCACTCCTGCCCGTACTGACGTCTTCGGGGCGTGGCAGCGATATTATGATCCCTATGGCCATCCCCGCGGTTGGAGGTATGTCTATAGCACTAATCACATTGTTTGTAGTGCCGGTGTTGTTTAGTTGGAGAAAAGAGGCCGGTTTAAAAACCCTGGAGACGGCGAATAATGACAAGAGAATAGAAAATAGAAATTAG
- a CDS encoding AraC family transcriptional regulator — MDLQKEFWIKNMVCSRCLKVITQELEEMGITVLSLELGKLLVESSKNTNTEVTYKVTKVLHSNDFEIVQSEGEMLVEKVKMILIQLLTQLPLHLKTNTSEHLSSTLNRDYKILSRLFSKNENTTIEKYFIKLKIEKVKELIQLKQYSFSDVAYMLDYSSINHLSRQFKEIVGMSMSDYKNTEKWKRNFYDEII; from the coding sequence ATGGATTTACAGAAAGAATTCTGGATAAAGAATATGGTATGTAGCCGTTGTCTAAAAGTAATAACGCAAGAACTGGAAGAGATGGGAATAACCGTACTCTCTTTGGAATTAGGTAAACTATTGGTTGAATCTTCAAAAAACACCAACACGGAGGTTACGTATAAAGTTACCAAAGTACTTCATTCCAATGATTTTGAAATAGTACAAAGTGAAGGGGAAATGCTGGTTGAAAAAGTAAAAATGATTCTAATCCAACTGCTTACTCAGTTACCACTTCATTTGAAAACAAATACTTCAGAACATTTGTCTTCAACGCTCAACAGGGATTATAAAATACTGAGCAGGCTGTTTTCTAAAAATGAAAACACCACCATTGAAAAATACTTTATAAAACTGAAAATTGAAAAAGTAAAAGAACTTATTCAATTAAAACAATATTCTTTTTCAGATGTGGCATATATGCTGGATTATAGTAGCATTAACCATTTATCAAGACAGTTTAAAGAGATTGTGGGAATGAGTATGAGCGACTATAAAAACACAGAAAAATGGAAACGAAATTTCTATGATGAAATTATATAA
- a CDS encoding heavy-metal-associated domain-containing protein codes for MKRKFQINGISCGGCISRVKKTLEEHPKIEKAEIFLAPKGATIITMKETLSVDELQKQLSNLEGYTIEKL; via the coding sequence ATGAAACGAAAATTTCAAATTAATGGTATTAGTTGCGGCGGCTGCATTAGCAGGGTCAAAAAGACATTGGAAGAACATCCAAAGATTGAAAAGGCAGAAATTTTTCTGGCACCAAAAGGAGCTACAATCATCACTATGAAGGAAACGCTTTCAGTAGATGAATTACAAAAACAACTCAGCAACCTTGAGGGTTACACAATTGAAAAACTATAA
- a CDS encoding SHOCT domain-containing protein codes for MFFHDGSFGGMHLIWWIIWMAFIIWIFFIPTDIPYQKPKKEKPLDILKNRFAKGEISKEEFEESKKLLKSDNQS; via the coding sequence ATGTTTTTTCACGACGGAAGTTTCGGAGGTATGCACCTGATATGGTGGATTATTTGGATGGCGTTTATCATTTGGATTTTCTTTATCCCAACTGATATCCCATACCAAAAACCAAAAAAAGAAAAGCCATTGGACATCCTAAAAAACAGGTTTGCCAAGGGCGAAATTTCAAAGGAGGAATTTGAAGAATCCAAAAAATTATTAAAATCAGATAACCAATCTTAA
- a CDS encoding DUF5676 family membrane protein, with protein sequence MYRLNVKKFGFALGLTVSLIYLGCMIVMATAGQEGTIIFFNSLLHGLDTSNIIRMDVPLLEAFFGIVQSFILGWLIGACIAAFYNAQIKNR encoded by the coding sequence ATGTATCGATTAAATGTAAAAAAATTCGGTTTTGCCCTCGGTCTAACAGTATCCTTAATTTATTTGGGCTGTATGATCGTGATGGCTACAGCAGGACAGGAAGGAACGATTATATTTTTCAACAGCCTTTTACACGGTCTGGACACCAGTAATATTATAAGAATGGACGTGCCACTATTAGAAGCATTTTTTGGTATTGTGCAAAGCTTCATTTTAGGCTGGTTGATTGGAGCGTGTATTGCGGCATTTTATAATGCCCAAATAAAAAACAGATGA
- a CDS encoding helix-turn-helix domain-containing protein, which produces MINSNTYKNIKIILTHLFIGAGIFYFLVHPFTMVIYWFEFSDTPFSFPLFQQVLEERFLESFSFNMRGMGGLLTLLGGFLGIVSGLFWINLKKKNEIIGTQQRLLVRDIEELIQAGENERVEFKSSIRYDYYRKTTNRELELVIAKTIVGFMNAKGGKLIIGVDDDGNVLGLEKDYKTLKHKNMDGYERAVFRIISTQLGHEACFSNHISFYSIDEKDVCVVDIEPSNEPVYVSDEGNTTFYVRTGNATYPLSVKETVDYLKTKKLKLMQYN; this is translated from the coding sequence ATGATAAACAGTAATACTTATAAAAATATTAAGATCATTTTGACTCATTTATTTATTGGGGCAGGTATTTTTTATTTCCTGGTACACCCTTTTACAATGGTAATCTACTGGTTTGAGTTCAGTGATACGCCCTTCTCTTTCCCCTTGTTTCAGCAAGTCTTAGAAGAACGTTTTTTGGAATCTTTCAGTTTCAATATGCGGGGCATGGGCGGACTCTTAACTTTATTGGGAGGATTCTTGGGGATAGTTTCAGGTTTATTCTGGATAAACCTGAAAAAGAAAAATGAAATTATTGGCACACAACAGCGGCTGCTTGTTCGTGATATTGAAGAATTAATCCAGGCCGGTGAAAATGAACGGGTGGAATTCAAATCTTCCATACGCTATGATTATTACCGTAAAACAACCAATCGGGAACTGGAGTTGGTCATTGCCAAAACCATTGTGGGCTTTATGAATGCCAAGGGTGGAAAACTTATAATTGGTGTTGATGACGACGGAAATGTTCTGGGATTGGAAAAAGATTATAAAACTCTAAAGCATAAAAACATGGATGGGTATGAACGTGCGGTGTTCAGGATTATCTCTACACAATTGGGTCACGAGGCTTGTTTCAGCAACCATATTTCGTTCTACAGTATTGATGAGAAAGATGTGTGCGTGGTGGATATCGAACCTTCCAACGAACCGGTTTATGTGAGTGATGAAGGAAACACCACTTTTTATGTACGCACAGGAAATGCTACGTATCCACTATCGGTAAAAGAAACAGTGGATTATTTAAAAACCAAAAAGCTTAAGCTTATGCAATACAACTAG
- a CDS encoding universal stress protein, whose product MKILLAIDGSDFSKVAIHELIKMTLSSNSEIHIINVYEVPKTTGLGLHTMGGRIGNYIEEIRSNAQKLGNKIVSEAFDKIKAENKALTITTSVVSGLPKSTIYEKAENWGADLIVVGSQGHGAFSRLVLGSVSQYLTTNAKCSVLIARDRNKK is encoded by the coding sequence ATGAAAATACTATTGGCCATAGATGGTTCAGATTTTAGTAAAGTAGCCATTCACGAACTTATAAAAATGACCCTATCCTCAAATAGTGAAATTCATATTATAAATGTTTATGAAGTTCCGAAAACAACCGGCCTGGGATTGCATACTATGGGCGGCAGGATAGGAAATTACATAGAAGAAATTAGAAGTAACGCTCAAAAATTGGGAAACAAAATCGTTTCAGAAGCTTTCGATAAAATCAAGGCCGAAAACAAGGCACTTACCATAACCACAAGTGTTGTTAGTGGCCTGCCCAAAAGTACTATTTATGAAAAAGCAGAAAATTGGGGTGCAGATTTAATTGTAGTAGGCTCTCAGGGTCACGGTGCTTTTTCTCGCTTAGTATTGGGCTCAGTATCCCAATATTTAACCACAAATGCCAAATGTTCAGTACTGATTGCAAGAGATAGAAATAAAAAATGA